One region of Mus musculus strain C57BL/6J chromosome 3, GRCm38.p6 C57BL/6J genomic DNA includes:
- the Pmvk gene encoding phosphomevalonate kinase isoform 1 (isoform 1 is encoded by transcript variant 1), with product MAPLGASPRLVLLFSGKRKSGKDFVTERLKSRLGGNICALLRLSGPLKEEYAREHGLDFQRLLDASTYKETYRRDMICWGEQKRQADPGFFCRKIVEGVSQPIWLVSDTRRTSDIQWFQEAYGAVIQTVRVVASEQSRQQRGWVFTPGVDDAESECGLDNFGNFDWVIENHGDEQCLEDQLEHLLGFIQAKL from the exons ATGGCCCCGCTCGGAGCCTCCCCGCGTCTGGTGCTGCTGTTTAGCGGGAAGAGAAAATCCGGGAAGGACTTCGTGACCGAGAGGCTGAAGAGCAG ACTTGGAGGTAACATCTGTGCTCTCCTGCGGCTCTCTGGTCCACTCAAGGAGGAGTATGCTCGG GAGCATGGCTTGGACTTCCAGAGACTTCTGGATGCGAGCACCTACAAGGAGACCTATCGGAGGGACATGATCTGTTGGGGGGAGCAGAAGCGCCAGGCAGACCCAGGCTTCTTCTGCCGGAAGATTGTGGAAGGCGTGTCCCAGCCTATCTGG CTGGTGAGTGACACACGGAGGACATCTGACATCCAGTGGTTTCAGGAGGCCTATGGGGCTGTGATACAGACAGTCCGAGTAGTGGCCTCGGAGCAGAGTCGACAGCAACGGGGCTGGGTGTTCACACCAG GGGTGGACGATGCTGAGTCAGAGTGTGGTCTGGACAACTTTGGGAACTTTGACTGGGTCATTGAGAACCACGGAGATGAGCAGTGCCTGGAGGATCAGCTGGAGCACCTGCTGGGATTTATTCAAGCCAAACTTTAG
- the Pmvk gene encoding phosphomevalonate kinase isoform 2 (isoform 2 is encoded by transcript variant 2), whose protein sequence is MAGIYGIFYARLGGNICALLRLSGPLKEEYAREHGLDFQRLLDASTYKETYRRDMICWGEQKRQADPGFFCRKIVEGVSQPIWLVSDTRRTSDIQWFQEAYGAVIQTVRVVASEQSRQQRGWVFTPGVDDAESECGLDNFGNFDWVIENHGDEQCLEDQLEHLLGFIQAKL, encoded by the exons ATGGCAGGAATTTATGGAATATTCTATGCCAG ACTTGGAGGTAACATCTGTGCTCTCCTGCGGCTCTCTGGTCCACTCAAGGAGGAGTATGCTCGG GAGCATGGCTTGGACTTCCAGAGACTTCTGGATGCGAGCACCTACAAGGAGACCTATCGGAGGGACATGATCTGTTGGGGGGAGCAGAAGCGCCAGGCAGACCCAGGCTTCTTCTGCCGGAAGATTGTGGAAGGCGTGTCCCAGCCTATCTGG CTGGTGAGTGACACACGGAGGACATCTGACATCCAGTGGTTTCAGGAGGCCTATGGGGCTGTGATACAGACAGTCCGAGTAGTGGCCTCGGAGCAGAGTCGACAGCAACGGGGCTGGGTGTTCACACCAG GGGTGGACGATGCTGAGTCAGAGTGTGGTCTGGACAACTTTGGGAACTTTGACTGGGTCATTGAGAACCACGGAGATGAGCAGTGCCTGGAGGATCAGCTGGAGCACCTGCTGGGATTTATTCAAGCCAAACTTTAG
- the Pmvk gene encoding phosphomevalonate kinase isoform 3 (isoform 3 is encoded by transcript variant 3), which produces MICWGEQKRQADPGFFCRKIVEGVSQPIWLVSDTRRTSDIQWFQEAYGAVIQTVRVVASEQSRQQRGWVFTPGVDDAESECGLDNFGNFDWVIENHGDEQCLEDQLEHLLGFIQAKL; this is translated from the exons ATGATCTGTTGGGGGGAGCAGAAGCGCCAGGCAGACCCAGGCTTCTTCTGCCGGAAGATTGTGGAAGGCGTGTCCCAGCCTATCTGG CTGGTGAGTGACACACGGAGGACATCTGACATCCAGTGGTTTCAGGAGGCCTATGGGGCTGTGATACAGACAGTCCGAGTAGTGGCCTCGGAGCAGAGTCGACAGCAACGGGGCTGGGTGTTCACACCAG GGGTGGACGATGCTGAGTCAGAGTGTGGTCTGGACAACTTTGGGAACTTTGACTGGGTCATTGAGAACCACGGAGATGAGCAGTGCCTGGAGGATCAGCTGGAGCACCTGCTGGGATTTATTCAAGCCAAACTTTAG